CAGTTTCAGAACGGTGATTTCGTTGAAGTCAAGGGTACCCTGTCAGCAGGTACGCTTGTTGCGTCATCTGTCGAAGTGGAGGACCCTGTTGGCGCAGCGCTTCCCGGCAATGAGATGGCTGTTGAGGGGATCGTGACATCACGCACCTCTGTGAACGATTTCGAGGTTAACGGCCTGCGGGTCTATACCAATGACTCGACAGTGTATGAAAACGGCCTGCAGGGTGATGTAGCCGTCAATGTGCTGCTGGAGGTGGAGGGGACGGTTAACGATGCTGGTGTTCTCCTGGCTGAGAAGGTCGAGTTCCTCTCCCATGAGGAGACAGAAATCGGTATTGAAGGGGCCGTGGAGCAGGTGGACCCTCAGAACTCTACGGTCACTGTCTTTGGCATTGAGATTACCGTTAACAGCAGTACTATATTCAACGACGAATCGGACCGGTCCTTTTCTTTTGATGGCATCCGGGTCGACGACCTCATCGAGGTCGATGGTTTTATTGACGATGGAGGCCGGGTCGTTGCGGTAAAGGTGGAGAGGATGGATCCGTCAGAGCCGGAGTACGGTCTGAGCGGGCCAGTCGATGCCGGGTCAGAGTCTGAGTCCACGGCGTCTTTCTCGATACTCGGAGTTAGTGTCGATGTCAGCGGTTCGGGAGTCACTTTTGAGGATGAGAACGACACATCTATTTTGATAAGCGATTTTTTTGTCTTGATCGATGACTCGAAGGACCCCGGAGATATTGTTGAGGTTAGCGGTGTCTATCAGAGTGGCGTTCTTGTTGCCGATGAGGTGGAGATAGAGAGGATAAACTGACTTTGTCAGGTTACAGCAAAGAAGGATCATTTAATCGAAAGGAGGATAGAAAGATGAAACGTTTAATGGTATCAAGGTTCAGGATGGTTGTTCTGGTAACGTTTTTGTTGGCCTTTGCAGGGTTCCTTTACTCGTGCGGAGGAGGCACTGAGACTGCCACGCGGACAGCCAGTGTCTACATTACCGATGATGTTACTGATGCTTATGATCAGGTCATTGTGACCATCTACAAGGTTGAGTTTGTGAGTGCAGTGGATAGTTCGGTAGTGACGGTCTTTGCGGCTCCCCAGGGTCTCACCTATGATCTTAGCGAGTTAAGCGGTGTGCTCGACAAGCTTGGAACACTGCCTGAGGGCAGCTACAGCAGTGTCCGTATCACCGTTGGTAAGGAGTTAATACTCGTTGACAATGCAGGCGTACAGGTATCTCCTAACCCCACCTTTGCTGAGAACGCATGGACCAACTGCAGTGCAGACGGCACATGTGTTATTGACATCCCCGGGGCAGCCAATGTGGTGAGTACGGAGCGTGTGGTGATCGATTTCGACCTTAAGCAGTTCGTGTACGATCCTCTCACAAATACCGTGACGGCAAAGGTGGTGCTTGATGCCGACGGTTCCGACTACGACAACTACCAGGAGATAAAGGAAGACGACTATGAGCTTAAGGGGATTATCCAGGCCCTCACCCCCGGAGGGTTTGACCTGACCGTGTTAAAGGCAGAGGGCTTTATTCCTGACAGTAATTTAATTACCGTGTCAGCAGGGGATACTGTTCTGTTTACCTGTGATGACGATGACGAGAGGGCGATATGCAGTATTTCGGACATCTCTGATCTGCAGGTCGGCATGAAGGTCGAGATAGACGGAACGTGGAACGGTACAGAGTTCGCAGCCACAAGGGTTGAGGTGGACGGTGACGATGATATCGTTGCAGCGGTATGTGATCTGCCTGACAGGAGTGTGACTGAATTCACAGGCCTGACTGTGCAGCCCGAGCTGGAGGCTGCGTCATACACCTTTGATTCTGATGTATACTCCTTAACGGTTTTAGGTGTGACCGTTCTCCTTACACAGGAGACGAGGATTGAGTATGAAACAGCAGACACAGACCGGATTATATGTGCAGACCAGCTTCCTGTGACGGCCGGGGATATAGAGGTCGAGTATTACCAGGCACTGGACTCTTCAGGCGATTCAGTGAATGTTGCATACAAGGTTGAGTTTGAAGAAGATTAGTTGGCTGCAGTAGATTTTGCTGATATTAAACAGTACCGGGCTATCTCGCAGTGCGCTCTGCAAGGTAGTCCGGTCTTCTCTTCATTATTTAAAGAACGTCTTTCTTTTTGTCCCGCGTTTACAGTTTTTGGAGATTACTGTTTCTTATTAACTTATTAATTGTATTTGTGTTATACTGTTATACACATGGCAATGGATGATCATAAACTACGGGTATTCTGCACAGTA
This genomic interval from Nitrospirota bacterium contains the following:
- a CDS encoding DUF5666 domain-containing protein, with amino-acid sequence MLNIGLKSGWKSLMVVVLALGLLGSCSGGSGGDIAGGGISGTGVYNGVITGFGSVFVNGVEFNTSGAAITANDAVVTEADLDVGMKVRVEASGTSALNIAFDPEVIGPVQAIDTVNDQIVVMGQTVLFQGTTILKGFGSILDLVAGDTVVVSGFFDAAGNIRAVFIELKPLTSGEEVKGLVSAFDAVSRTFAINGLFVDYSGVTDPPQFQNGDFVEVKGTLSAGTLVASSVEVEDPVGAALPGNEMAVEGIVTSRTSVNDFEVNGLRVYTNDSTVYENGLQGDVAVNVLLEVEGTVNDAGVLLAEKVEFLSHEETEIGIEGAVEQVDPQNSTVTVFGIEITVNSSTIFNDESDRSFSFDGIRVDDLIEVDGFIDDGGRVVAVKVERMDPSEPEYGLSGPVDAGSESESTASFSILGVSVDVSGSGVTFEDENDTSILISDFFVLIDDSKDPGDIVEVSGVYQSGVLVADEVEIERIN
- a CDS encoding DUF4382 domain-containing protein — encoded protein: MKRLMVSRFRMVVLVTFLLAFAGFLYSCGGGTETATRTASVYITDDVTDAYDQVIVTIYKVEFVSAVDSSVVTVFAAPQGLTYDLSELSGVLDKLGTLPEGSYSSVRITVGKELILVDNAGVQVSPNPTFAENAWTNCSADGTCVIDIPGAANVVSTERVVIDFDLKQFVYDPLTNTVTAKVVLDADGSDYDNYQEIKEDDYELKGIIQALTPGGFDLTVLKAEGFIPDSNLITVSAGDTVLFTCDDDDERAICSISDISDLQVGMKVEIDGTWNGTEFAATRVEVDGDDDIVAAVCDLPDRSVTEFTGLTVQPELEAASYTFDSDVYSLTVLGVTVLLTQETRIEYETADTDRIICADQLPVTAGDIEVEYYQALDSSGDSVNVAYKVEFEED